From Microbacterium pseudoresistens, the proteins below share one genomic window:
- the polA gene encoding DNA polymerase I translates to MTDSAKPTLMVIDGHSLAYRAFFALPVENFTTKDNQHTNAIYGFLSMLVNLLKAEKPTHLAIAFDTSRHSFRTDEYAEYKATRSETPQEFRGQIPLLQDCLAAMSIPVLTKETVEADDILATLAAQGADQGYDVLVVSGDRDTIQLVTDDVTLLYPSVQGVSQLKRYDPAAVQERYGVRPEQYPDIAALVGETSDNLPGVPKVGEKTAVKWLTQFGTLDELLERADEIKGVVGGNLREHIDDVRRNRRLNRLLRDVELPVGPSELAVAPIDAQAVRDIFARLEFRTLLPRVFEATNAEEPHEDPAMQVVVPGADQLDAHALEEWIATHDGESALVLSLVGSELQRIGIASGDDLVEADWNDSVRDAVRDWLESETPVVMHDAKPQVKALASAGIRLGGLAYDTSLAGWLLRPSFPDKSLADLVDRYLGEKLPEADPSQLVPETEGATPAQLAWFIRRTADALRDDLPDGVAAVLNDIELPSLLTLADMELAGVAVSHEKLASFSAELGQRAERIAQEAFAIIGREVNLGSPKQLQEVLFEDLALPKTRKTKTGYSTDAAVLADLQESNPHPFLDLLLQHREATKLRQIIESLDAAIRDDRRIHTTYVQTGSQTGRLSSTDPNLQNIPVRTEESRRIRSAFEVGDGYETLLTADYSQIEMRIMAHLSGDAGLIEAFNSGEDLHRFIGARVFGVDPAEVTPAMRTKVKAMSYGLVYGLSAFGLSKQLRIEQSEAKQLMLEYFARFGAVRDYLRASVLAAKEVGYTETIFGRRRPFPDLTSPNRVLRENAERAALNAPIQGSAADIMKIALFRIHADLRQRELRSRVLLQIHDELVVEVAEGEWDATEEIVRTRMGGAAELSVPLDVQVGRGDNWNDAAH, encoded by the coding sequence GTGACGGACTCCGCAAAGCCTACCCTCATGGTCATCGACGGCCATTCGCTCGCCTACCGCGCATTCTTCGCGCTTCCCGTCGAGAACTTCACGACCAAGGACAACCAGCACACGAACGCCATCTACGGCTTCCTGTCGATGCTCGTGAACCTGCTCAAGGCGGAGAAGCCGACCCACTTGGCGATCGCGTTCGACACGTCGCGTCATTCGTTCCGCACCGACGAGTACGCCGAGTACAAGGCCACCCGCTCCGAAACGCCGCAGGAGTTCCGAGGGCAGATCCCGCTGCTGCAGGACTGCCTTGCGGCCATGTCGATCCCGGTGCTCACGAAGGAGACCGTCGAGGCCGACGACATCCTCGCGACCCTTGCCGCCCAGGGCGCCGATCAGGGCTATGACGTGCTCGTCGTCTCGGGTGATCGTGACACGATCCAGCTCGTCACCGACGACGTCACCCTGCTCTACCCGTCGGTCCAAGGCGTCTCCCAGCTCAAGCGCTACGATCCCGCCGCCGTGCAGGAGCGCTACGGCGTTCGCCCCGAGCAGTATCCCGACATCGCGGCCCTGGTCGGCGAGACCAGCGACAATCTGCCCGGCGTGCCCAAGGTGGGCGAGAAGACGGCGGTGAAGTGGCTGACGCAGTTCGGCACGCTTGATGAGCTGCTCGAGCGCGCTGACGAGATCAAAGGTGTCGTCGGCGGCAATCTGCGCGAGCACATCGACGATGTGCGCCGCAACCGGAGACTCAACCGTCTGCTGCGCGACGTGGAGCTGCCCGTCGGCCCCTCGGAGCTCGCCGTCGCGCCCATCGACGCCCAGGCCGTACGCGACATCTTCGCGCGGCTGGAGTTCCGCACACTGCTTCCGCGGGTGTTCGAGGCGACCAACGCCGAGGAACCGCACGAAGACCCGGCGATGCAGGTCGTCGTGCCCGGCGCCGACCAGCTCGATGCGCACGCGCTGGAGGAGTGGATCGCGACACACGATGGCGAGAGTGCGCTCGTGCTCAGCCTGGTGGGCAGCGAGCTCCAGCGCATCGGCATCGCCTCCGGCGACGATCTCGTCGAAGCCGACTGGAACGACAGCGTGCGCGATGCGGTGCGCGACTGGCTCGAGTCGGAAACCCCCGTCGTCATGCACGACGCCAAGCCGCAGGTGAAGGCGCTCGCGAGTGCGGGCATCCGTCTAGGCGGACTCGCCTACGACACGAGCCTCGCGGGCTGGCTGCTGCGACCGAGCTTCCCCGACAAGTCGCTGGCAGACCTCGTCGACCGCTACCTCGGGGAGAAGCTTCCCGAGGCCGACCCGTCGCAGCTCGTGCCCGAGACCGAGGGGGCGACCCCGGCGCAGCTGGCGTGGTTCATCCGTCGAACGGCCGACGCGCTGCGCGACGACCTGCCCGATGGCGTGGCCGCCGTGCTGAACGATATCGAGCTGCCCTCGCTGCTGACGCTCGCCGACATGGAGCTCGCGGGAGTCGCCGTGTCGCACGAGAAGCTCGCGAGCTTCTCCGCCGAGCTGGGGCAGCGCGCGGAGCGGATCGCGCAGGAGGCGTTCGCCATCATCGGTCGCGAGGTGAATCTCGGATCCCCCAAACAGCTGCAGGAGGTGCTGTTCGAAGACCTCGCACTGCCGAAGACGCGCAAGACGAAGACCGGCTATTCGACCGATGCCGCCGTGCTCGCGGATCTGCAGGAGAGCAACCCGCACCCGTTCCTCGATCTGCTGCTGCAGCACCGCGAGGCCACCAAGCTGCGGCAGATCATCGAGTCCCTGGATGCGGCCATCCGCGACGACCGGCGCATCCACACCACGTACGTGCAGACGGGCAGCCAGACCGGGCGGCTCTCCAGCACCGATCCGAACCTGCAGAACATCCCCGTGCGCACGGAGGAGTCTCGGCGCATCCGCTCTGCATTCGAGGTCGGTGACGGCTACGAGACGCTGCTCACCGCCGACTACTCGCAGATCGAGATGCGGATCATGGCACACCTCTCCGGCGACGCCGGACTGATCGAGGCGTTCAACTCCGGAGAAGACCTGCACCGCTTCATCGGTGCGCGCGTGTTCGGAGTCGACCCCGCCGAGGTCACTCCCGCGATGCGCACCAAGGTCAAGGCGATGTCGTACGGGCTCGTCTACGGGCTGAGCGCGTTCGGTCTGTCCAAGCAGCTGCGCATCGAACAGTCCGAGGCCAAGCAGCTCATGCTGGAGTACTTCGCACGCTTCGGCGCCGTGCGCGATTACCTGCGCGCCTCTGTGCTCGCCGCGAAGGAGGTCGGCTACACCGAGACGATCTTCGGCCGCAGACGCCCCTTCCCCGACCTGACCAGCCCCAACCGGGTGCTGCGGGAGAACGCCGAGCGCGCGGCCCTGAATGCTCCGATCCAGGGCAGTGCGGCCGACATCATGAAGATCGCGCTCTTCCGCATCCACGCCGATCTGCGCCAGCGCGAACTGCGTTCTCGGGTGCTTCTGCAGATCCACGACGAGCTCGTCGTGGAGGTCGCCGAAGGCGAGTGGGACGCCACGGAGGAGATCGTGCGCACCCGGATGGGGGGCGCCGCCGAGCTCTCCGTGCCCCTGGACGTGCAGGTGGGGCGCGGCGACAACTGGAACGACGCCGCGCACTGA
- a CDS encoding glutamate synthase small subunit, with the protein MADPKGFLKVTERELPARRPVPVRIMDWKEVYEARDSGVLRRQAGRCMDCGVPFCHQGCPLGNLIPEWNDLTWRGEGRSAIERLHATNNFPEFTGRLCPAPCESACVLGINQPAVTIKQIEVAIIDEATSKGWVTPQPPERLTGKTVAVVGSGPAGLAAAQQLTRAGHTVAVFERDDRIGGLLRYGIPDFKMEKTVIDARLRQMQEEGTRFRAGVEIGVDISWDELRTRYDAVVVATGATMPRDLPIPGRDLDGVHFAMEYLVESNKAVAGAPVPNQITAEGKHVIVIGGGDTGADCIGTAHRQGALSVTNLAIGRQPSDTRPDDQPWPMMPTVFEVQSAHEEGGERMYLASTVEFLANDAGEVRALRVAETEYVDGRRIPKSGTEREIPADLVLIAMGFTGPEHDTFTDASRLQLTDRGAFVRDDEYASTQQGVFVAGDAGRGQSLIVWAIAEGRAAAAGVDRYLMGESELPSPVRPTDVAIGLQPA; encoded by the coding sequence GTGGCTGATCCCAAGGGTTTTCTGAAGGTCACGGAGCGGGAGCTGCCTGCGCGCCGTCCCGTTCCCGTGCGCATCATGGACTGGAAAGAGGTGTACGAGGCGCGTGACTCCGGCGTCTTGCGACGCCAGGCCGGGCGCTGCATGGACTGCGGCGTGCCGTTCTGCCACCAGGGCTGCCCGCTGGGCAACCTCATCCCCGAGTGGAACGATCTGACCTGGCGCGGCGAGGGCCGCTCGGCGATCGAACGCCTGCACGCGACGAACAACTTCCCGGAGTTCACCGGGCGCCTGTGTCCTGCTCCGTGCGAGAGCGCGTGCGTGCTCGGCATCAACCAGCCCGCGGTCACGATCAAGCAGATCGAGGTCGCGATCATCGACGAAGCCACCTCCAAGGGGTGGGTCACGCCGCAGCCGCCCGAGCGACTCACCGGAAAGACCGTCGCCGTCGTCGGCTCCGGGCCCGCCGGCCTCGCCGCGGCCCAGCAGCTCACCCGCGCCGGGCACACCGTGGCCGTGTTCGAACGCGACGATCGCATCGGCGGACTGCTGCGCTACGGCATCCCCGACTTCAAGATGGAGAAGACAGTCATCGACGCACGCCTGCGTCAGATGCAGGAGGAGGGCACGCGCTTCCGTGCCGGTGTCGAGATCGGCGTCGACATCTCCTGGGACGAGCTGCGCACGCGTTACGACGCCGTGGTCGTCGCCACTGGCGCGACGATGCCGCGCGACCTGCCCATCCCGGGGCGCGATCTCGACGGCGTGCACTTCGCGATGGAGTACCTCGTCGAGTCGAACAAGGCGGTCGCGGGGGCCCCTGTGCCGAACCAGATCACGGCCGAGGGCAAGCACGTCATCGTGATCGGCGGCGGCGACACTGGCGCCGACTGCATCGGCACCGCCCACCGCCAGGGGGCGTTGAGCGTGACGAACCTCGCGATCGGCCGCCAGCCGTCCGACACCCGCCCGGACGACCAGCCCTGGCCGATGATGCCGACGGTGTTCGAGGTGCAGTCGGCGCACGAGGAGGGCGGCGAGCGGATGTATCTCGCCTCGACCGTCGAGTTCCTCGCGAACGATGCCGGCGAGGTCAGGGCGCTGCGGGTGGCCGAGACCGAGTACGTCGACGGCCGTCGCATACCCAAGAGCGGCACGGAGCGCGAGATCCCCGCCGATCTCGTGCTCATCGCGATGGGCTTCACCGGACCCGAGCACGACACGTTCACCGACGCGTCTCGCCTCCAGCTCACCGATCGCGGAGCCTTCGTGCGCGACGACGAGTACGCATCCACGCAGCAGGGCGTCTTCGTCGCGGGTGACGCCGGTCGCGGCCAGTCGCTCATCGTGTGGGCCATCGCCGAGGGGCGCGCCGCGGCGGCGGGAGTGGACCGCTATCTTATGGGAGAGAGTGAACTGCCGTCGCCGGTACGGCCGACGGATGTCGCCATCGGGCTCCAGCCCGCGTAG
- a CDS encoding hotdog fold thioesterase — MTDAPASEGLEWTAQRGMGALAQKMGMRFTEFTVERCVATMPVEGNTQPVGLLHGGAYVVLGESLGSMAANLHAGPGRLAVGVDINATHTRSATSGIVTGVCTPIHLGRSMTVHEIVVSDDQGRRCSTVRITNMIKAMP; from the coding sequence ATGACCGACGCGCCTGCATCCGAGGGACTGGAGTGGACCGCGCAGCGCGGGATGGGCGCCTTGGCGCAGAAGATGGGGATGCGGTTCACCGAGTTCACCGTGGAGCGCTGCGTCGCCACGATGCCGGTCGAGGGCAACACCCAGCCCGTCGGACTCCTCCACGGCGGTGCCTACGTCGTGCTCGGCGAATCGCTCGGATCGATGGCCGCGAACCTCCACGCGGGCCCGGGGCGCCTCGCCGTCGGTGTCGACATCAATGCCACGCACACGCGCTCGGCCACGAGCGGGATCGTGACGGGCGTGTGCACCCCGATCCACCTGGGCCGCAGCATGACGGTGCACGAGATCGTCGTGTCCGACGATCAGGGGCGACGCTGCTCGACGGTGCGCATCACGAACATGATCAAGGCGATGCCGTAG
- the pyk gene encoding pyruvate kinase: MRRAKIVATLGPATSTYDTVRQLIDAGVDVARLNLSHGDYSVHEANYANVRRAADDSGRAVAVLVDLQGPKIRLGRFENGPYELEVGDIFKITTEDIIGNREICGTTFKGLPQDVKPGDFLLIDDGKVRVEVVETDGTVVTTRVVVAGAVSNNKGINLPGVAVNVPALSEKDEDDLRWGLRTGADLIALSFVRNASDVTRVHEIMDEEGVRIPVIAKIEKPQAVDALEEIVDAFDGIMVARGDLGVELPLEAVPIVQKRAVELARRNAKPVIVATQMLESMISSPVPTRAETSDVANAVLDGADAVMLSGETSVGEYPVVVVETMARIVESTEEHGLERIHPLAAKPRTQGGAITLAALEVAEFVEAKFLCVFTQSGDSARRLSRLRSRIPMLAFTPEPAIRRRMALTWGIRSTLVDAVQHTDLMYHQVDEYLLGEGLAEEGDRVVVISGSPPGIIGSTNDIRVHKVGDAVGGAAPVYKSGV, encoded by the coding sequence TTGAGACGCGCCAAGATCGTCGCCACACTCGGACCTGCCACCTCGACCTATGACACGGTTCGACAGCTGATCGACGCGGGGGTGGATGTCGCCCGTCTGAACCTCAGCCACGGCGACTACTCCGTGCACGAGGCGAACTACGCCAACGTGCGCCGCGCCGCCGACGACTCCGGTCGCGCGGTCGCCGTGCTCGTCGACCTGCAGGGCCCGAAGATCCGTCTCGGCCGGTTCGAAAACGGACCGTACGAGCTCGAGGTCGGTGACATCTTCAAGATCACCACCGAGGACATCATCGGCAACCGGGAGATCTGCGGAACGACGTTCAAGGGGCTGCCGCAAGACGTCAAGCCCGGCGATTTCCTCCTGATCGACGACGGCAAGGTGCGCGTTGAGGTCGTCGAGACCGACGGCACCGTCGTGACCACCCGCGTCGTCGTCGCCGGCGCCGTGTCGAACAACAAGGGCATCAACCTGCCCGGCGTGGCCGTGAACGTGCCCGCGCTGAGCGAGAAGGACGAAGACGATCTGCGCTGGGGTCTTCGCACCGGTGCCGATCTCATCGCGCTGTCGTTCGTGCGCAACGCCAGCGACGTCACCCGCGTGCACGAGATCATGGACGAGGAGGGGGTGCGCATCCCCGTCATCGCCAAGATCGAGAAGCCGCAGGCGGTCGATGCGCTCGAGGAGATCGTCGACGCGTTCGACGGGATCATGGTCGCTCGCGGCGACCTCGGCGTGGAGCTTCCGCTGGAGGCCGTGCCCATCGTGCAGAAGCGCGCGGTGGAGCTCGCCCGTCGCAACGCCAAGCCGGTCATCGTGGCCACGCAGATGCTGGAGTCCATGATCTCCAGTCCCGTGCCCACCCGTGCCGAGACCTCCGACGTCGCCAACGCCGTGCTCGACGGCGCCGACGCGGTGATGCTCTCGGGCGAGACGAGCGTGGGGGAGTACCCCGTCGTCGTCGTCGAGACCATGGCCCGCATCGTCGAGTCCACGGAGGAGCACGGCCTGGAGCGCATCCACCCGCTCGCCGCCAAACCGCGGACCCAGGGCGGGGCGATCACGCTCGCCGCCCTCGAGGTCGCCGAGTTCGTCGAGGCGAAGTTCCTGTGCGTGTTCACGCAGTCCGGCGACTCCGCGCGCCGGCTCTCGCGGCTCCGCTCGCGCATCCCGATGCTGGCCTTCACGCCCGAGCCCGCGATTCGTCGTCGCATGGCGCTGACCTGGGGCATCCGTTCAACCCTGGTCGACGCCGTGCAGCACACCGACCTCATGTATCACCAGGTCGATGAGTATCTGCTCGGAGAGGGACTGGCCGAGGAAGGCGACCGCGTCGTGGTGATCTCGGGGTCGCCTCCCGGAATCATCGGATCGACGAACGACATCCGCGTGCACAAGGTCGGGGATGCCGTCGGCGGTGCGGCACCGGTGTACAAGTCGGGCGTCTGA
- a CDS encoding response regulator, with amino-acid sequence MTEQEQPEQPTPSAPRRVVVAEDESLIRLDIVEILRDNGFDVVGEAGDGETAVQLATELRPDLVIMDVKMPQLDGISAAEKLHKANIAPVVLLTAFSQKELVERASEAGALAYVVKPFTPNDLLPAIEIALARHEQIITLEAEVADMVERFETRKLVDRAKGLLNEKMGLSEPEAFRWIQKASMDRRLTMQDVAKAIIEQLAPKK; translated from the coding sequence GTGACCGAGCAAGAGCAGCCTGAGCAGCCCACGCCCTCCGCGCCGCGACGGGTCGTCGTCGCCGAGGACGAGTCGTTGATCCGTCTCGACATCGTCGAGATCCTCCGCGACAACGGCTTCGACGTGGTCGGCGAGGCCGGCGACGGCGAGACGGCCGTGCAGTTGGCCACCGAGCTGCGTCCCGACCTCGTCATCATGGACGTCAAGATGCCTCAGCTCGACGGCATCAGCGCCGCGGAGAAGCTGCACAAGGCCAACATCGCGCCCGTCGTGCTGCTGACCGCCTTCAGCCAGAAGGAACTCGTCGAGCGCGCCAGCGAGGCGGGCGCGCTCGCCTACGTCGTGAAGCCCTTCACGCCCAACGACCTGCTCCCTGCGATCGAGATCGCCCTGGCCCGCCACGAGCAGATCATCACACTCGAGGCCGAGGTCGCCGACATGGTCGAGCGCTTCGAGACCCGCAAGCTCGTGGACCGCGCCAAGGGCCTGCTCAACGAGAAGATGGGTCTCAGCGAGCCCGAGGCGTTCCGCTGGATCCAGAAGGCCTCGATGGATCGCCGCCTGACCATGCAGGACGTCGCCAAGGCGATCATCGAGCAGCTCGCACCGAAGAAGTGA